One Desulfitibacter sp. BRH_c19 genomic region harbors:
- a CDS encoding NADH-quinone oxidoreductase subunit N, translating to MGMNVYLLTPELIAGAVGLLLLVLGLLVPKTETKGFGYIALAGLIMVLLSTIMFQGTNERVLEGMYIIDSYATFFKQLVLSAAILVVLVSFEYVGKLGYYQSEYYSLIVFITLGMMTMVSAGDLVTFYVGLELMTISFIVLTAFLKNKPTSTEAGLKYLILGAMSSGVLLYGMSLLYGATGTTLIEDMVGAIATNGVQPLLVLGMIFTLSGLAFKISAVPFHMWSPDIYEGAPTPVTAFLAVASKAAAFAVLVRIFVIALPDLAGLWIVVITALAVLTMVFGNLVAIPQTNIKRMLAYSSIAQAGYILLGLVAFSELGIAALSFYAMTYVFANVGAFAVVTAFYNKMGSHEIKDYSGLATRSPLLAAAMFVCLISLAGLPPLAGFVGKLLLFTAIIDAGYVWLAFIGIIMSMVSVYYYLIVVKVMYIGKAEENAEAIKVSSGLKTALVICMAVSLFLGIYFTPLLDLAVQAANSLFIN from the coding sequence ATGGGAATGAATGTTTATCTATTAACACCTGAATTGATTGCAGGAGCTGTTGGGTTACTACTTTTGGTCTTAGGTCTGTTAGTGCCGAAAACTGAAACAAAGGGTTTTGGCTATATTGCGTTAGCTGGTTTAATAATGGTATTGCTTTCAACAATTATGTTTCAAGGAACAAATGAAAGAGTTTTAGAAGGAATGTACATTATTGATTCTTATGCAACCTTCTTTAAACAATTAGTACTAAGCGCTGCTATTCTTGTAGTGTTAGTCTCCTTTGAATACGTTGGAAAGTTAGGTTATTACCAGTCAGAGTATTATTCTCTAATAGTATTCATCACTCTTGGTATGATGACGATGGTTTCTGCTGGTGATCTTGTTACCTTTTATGTAGGATTAGAATTGATGACAATCTCCTTTATTGTTCTTACAGCCTTTTTAAAGAACAAACCAACAAGCACAGAGGCTGGTTTGAAGTACTTGATATTAGGTGCCATGTCATCTGGTGTATTGTTATATGGTATGAGTTTACTTTACGGTGCGACAGGCACCACTCTTATCGAGGATATGGTAGGAGCTATAGCAACTAATGGAGTTCAACCATTATTAGTATTGGGAATGATCTTTACCCTTTCTGGGTTGGCATTTAAGATTTCAGCCGTTCCCTTTCATATGTGGTCGCCAGATATTTATGAAGGAGCGCCTACACCTGTTACAGCATTCCTAGCAGTAGCATCTAAGGCAGCTGCGTTTGCAGTATTAGTTAGGATATTTGTAATAGCTCTACCAGACTTAGCAGGCCTTTGGATTGTAGTAATTACAGCTTTAGCAGTACTGACTATGGTTTTTGGTAACCTAGTAGCAATCCCGCAGACAAATATTAAGCGAATGTTAGCATACTCAAGTATTGCTCAAGCTGGTTATATTTTGCTTGGTTTAGTGGCCTTTAGTGAGCTAGGTATTGCAGCACTATCGTTCTATGCAATGACCTATGTTTTTGCTAATGTTGGTGCATTTGCCGTAGTAACAGCCTTTTACAATAAAATGGGATCCCATGAGATTAAGGATTATTCGGGCTTGGCTACTAGATCTCCTCTGTTGGCTGCAGCCATGTTCGTATGTCTAATATCCTTGGCAGGATTACCACCTTTAGCGGGGTTTGTAGGGAAACTACTTCTCTTCACTGCTATTATTGATGCTGGATATGTATGGCTGGCTTTCATAGGCATTATCATGAGTATGGTTTCAGTTTATTACTACTTGATTGTGGTCAAGGTTATGTATATTGGTAAGGCAGAGGAAAATGCAGAAGCTATAAAAGTATCATCTGGCTTAAAAACAGCTTTGGTTATTTGTATGGCAGTAAGCCTGTTTCTAGGAATTTACTTTACACCGCTTCTTGATTTAGCTGTACAAGCTGCAAATTCCTTGTTTATTAATTAA
- a CDS encoding NADH dehydrogenase produces the protein MNFPVLSVIMLAPVIGALVILLIPEKEEKLIKITAAVSAAVSLILAISLFVLYDKDLGGMQFVQSIPWVDYLGISYTVGVDGLSLPMVLLTSLVIFTGVFASWDMHSRIKEFFIFLLILTTGVFGVFISMDLFFFYFFFEVALIPMYVLIGLWGSTRKEYAAMKLTLYLLIGSVFALIAIIATFLYASAPEHLGFITLDMVALGTVTYDIAFQKFAFLLMLVGFGFLVPMWPFHTWSPDGHVAAPTAVSMLHAGVIMKLGGYGLIRIGLFYYPEGAKYWAPVIALLCIVNVVYGALVAMVQKDLKFVIGYSSVSHMGYVLLGIASLNTLSLDGAVTQMFAHGIMTALFFALVGHIYHGAHTREIARFGGLAHQMPRIAAGFVIAGLASLGLPGLNNFVAEFLIFLGAFSVDQVILGFIPFRFLAILGILGIVITATYVLRVVQFTFFGPRKEEWDHLDDAKGIQLVPMVVLIGTLILFGLYPAPLVDLINTGVEPLVEKIQAAAAIRGIF, from the coding sequence ATGAACTTTCCAGTTTTGTCTGTGATAATGCTAGCACCGGTAATTGGAGCTTTAGTAATCCTCTTGATACCTGAAAAAGAAGAGAAACTTATAAAAATTACAGCTGCAGTTTCAGCTGCAGTATCATTAATTCTTGCTATTTCATTGTTTGTTTTGTACGACAAAGATCTAGGAGGAATGCAATTTGTTCAGAGTATTCCGTGGGTTGATTACCTTGGAATAAGCTATACTGTCGGTGTCGATGGTTTAAGTTTGCCAATGGTACTATTAACAAGTTTAGTTATATTCACCGGTGTTTTTGCTTCATGGGATATGCATAGTAGAATTAAAGAGTTCTTTATATTTCTCTTAATTCTAACTACTGGTGTATTTGGTGTATTTATTTCAATGGATTTGTTCTTCTTCTATTTCTTCTTTGAAGTAGCTTTAATTCCTATGTACGTGCTTATTGGACTTTGGGGAAGTACAAGAAAAGAATATGCTGCAATGAAGTTGACTTTGTATCTGTTAATTGGTAGCGTTTTTGCCTTGATAGCTATAATAGCAACCTTCTTATATGCTTCAGCTCCTGAACATCTTGGGTTCATTACTTTAGATATGGTAGCACTAGGAACTGTAACATATGACATTGCTTTTCAGAAGTTTGCGTTTTTACTAATGCTCGTTGGTTTCGGGTTTCTGGTTCCCATGTGGCCTTTTCACACATGGTCACCAGATGGTCACGTTGCAGCACCGACCGCAGTAAGTATGCTTCACGCGGGTGTTATTATGAAACTTGGTGGGTATGGTTTAATAAGGATAGGACTATTCTATTATCCTGAAGGAGCCAAGTACTGGGCCCCGGTGATAGCCTTATTGTGTATAGTTAACGTTGTCTATGGTGCTCTGGTTGCCATGGTACAGAAGGATTTGAAGTTTGTTATAGGATATTCAAGTGTTAGCCACATGGGTTATGTTTTATTAGGTATAGCCTCACTAAATACTTTAAGCCTAGATGGTGCTGTAACACAAATGTTTGCACATGGTATAATGACAGCTCTCTTCTTTGCATTGGTGGGTCATATTTATCATGGGGCTCATACCAGGGAAATTGCACGCTTTGGTGGTTTAGCACATCAAATGCCAAGGATTGCTGCTGGTTTTGTGATAGCCGGTTTGGCATCGTTAGGACTCCCTGGGTTAAATAACTTTGTGGCAGAATTCTTAATATTCCTTGGTGCTTTTTCTGTTGATCAGGTTATTCTAGGATTTATTCCTTTTAGGTTCCTTGCGATACTAGGTATTTTAGGAATTGTAATTACAGCTACGTATGTTTTACGGGTTGTTCAATTCACCTTCTTTGGACCAAGAAAAGAAGAATGGGATCATCTAGATGATGCAAAGGGTATTCAATTGGTTCCAATGGTTGTATTAATTGGTACTCTTATCTTGTTTGGTCTATATCCTGCTCCCCTAGTTGACTTGATCAATACTGGAGTCGAACCCCTGGTAGAAAAAATTCAAGCCGCGGCTGCTATAAGGGGGATATTCTAA
- a CDS encoding NADH dehydrogenase: MRRLIEIAWLLPILPLLGFVVISFLTKRFKMLSALVATGIMATCLIISIGIAIEVLRLGVTMENPVEYAVNWLSLPGVTIEAGILVDPLTAVMLIVVCTIALLVDIYSIGYMEGDPGYSRYFSYLSFFAASMLGLVVANNYFQIFFFWELVGLSSYLLIGYYFGRHSAVQANKKAFVANRVGDFGFLLGFFYLFLMFGTFNFGELASAIPAQANTVMLTVAAILVFIGPVGKSAQFPLHVWLPDAMEGPTPVSALIHAATMVAAGVYLISRQFVLFAHSDLTLLIIAYVGGFTAIFAASIALVNSDIKRILAFSTLSQLGYMVMVLGVGSVTAGMFHLTTHAFFKALLFLGAGSVIHAVHTNSIWKMGGLSKKMPITTWTFVIGALSLAGIFPLAGFWSKDEILLVTRDAGFTGLYIMATFVAFLTAFYMFRLIFVAFFGESNAEHEAHESPATMTVPLIILAVLSVVAGFIGAPFLEKAFWAFVYYGELHHPVPDLMVMVVSTSVALSGILLAWLIYYKKVISAEKIKETFKPIYILLENKYYIDEIYQWFFDKVVLVISSAFNWSDRNLVDGTAHGISDSIRAAGAKMRFIQTGSMQNYALVIFIAVILLVIWMAIPVLGGI; encoded by the coding sequence GTGAGAAGGTTGATAGAAATAGCTTGGCTTTTGCCAATATTGCCTTTACTAGGCTTTGTTGTCATATCATTTCTTACAAAAAGATTTAAAATGTTAAGTGCTCTTGTAGCTACAGGCATAATGGCTACCTGTCTAATTATATCTATAGGAATAGCAATAGAAGTATTGCGACTTGGAGTAACCATGGAAAACCCTGTGGAGTATGCAGTAAACTGGTTATCACTTCCAGGAGTTACCATAGAGGCAGGAATACTTGTAGACCCACTTACAGCTGTTATGTTGATTGTGGTTTGTACTATAGCTCTACTGGTGGATATATATTCTATTGGCTATATGGAAGGAGATCCGGGGTATTCAAGGTATTTTAGTTACCTTTCCTTTTTTGCAGCATCAATGTTAGGACTAGTAGTAGCAAACAACTATTTCCAGATATTCTTTTTCTGGGAACTGGTGGGTCTAAGTTCATACTTGTTAATTGGATACTATTTTGGAAGGCATTCCGCAGTCCAAGCAAACAAAAAAGCATTTGTTGCAAATAGAGTGGGGGATTTTGGTTTTCTACTAGGTTTCTTTTATCTATTTTTAATGTTTGGAACCTTTAACTTTGGAGAGCTTGCGAGTGCAATACCAGCTCAAGCTAATACTGTAATGCTAACTGTTGCAGCAATACTGGTATTCATTGGACCAGTTGGGAAATCTGCTCAGTTTCCATTACATGTTTGGCTACCTGATGCAATGGAAGGTCCAACTCCAGTAAGTGCCTTAATCCATGCAGCTACAATGGTTGCTGCTGGTGTTTATCTGATCTCTCGTCAGTTTGTCTTATTTGCACACTCTGATCTTACACTATTAATTATAGCTTATGTTGGTGGTTTTACTGCCATATTCGCAGCTTCTATAGCTTTAGTAAATTCAGATATAAAAAGGATACTAGCCTTTTCAACTCTAAGCCAGTTGGGTTATATGGTAATGGTCTTAGGTGTTGGAAGTGTTACTGCAGGTATGTTCCACCTTACTACACACGCTTTCTTTAAAGCCTTACTGTTCTTGGGTGCTGGTAGCGTAATTCATGCTGTTCATACCAATAGTATATGGAAAATGGGTGGACTGAGTAAGAAGATGCCAATTACTACCTGGACTTTTGTAATAGGTGCTTTATCATTAGCTGGTATTTTTCCGCTAGCAGGCTTTTGGAGTAAGGACGAGATATTACTTGTTACAAGAGATGCTGGTTTTACAGGTCTCTATATAATGGCTACATTTGTCGCATTTTTAACAGCATTTTATATGTTTAGATTAATATTTGTAGCTTTTTTTGGAGAATCGAATGCGGAACATGAAGCCCATGAGTCTCCCGCAACAATGACAGTTCCTCTAATTATTTTAGCAGTACTCTCAGTTGTGGCTGGATTTATCGGTGCACCATTCTTAGAAAAAGCATTCTGGGCTTTTGTATATTATGGAGAGTTGCATCATCCAGTACCAGATTTAATGGTAATGGTTGTATCTACAAGTGTTGCTTTATCAGGAATATTATTGGCTTGGCTTATCTACTACAAAAAGGTTATATCAGCAGAAAAAATCAAAGAAACATTCAAGCCTATTTATATATTACTTGAAAACAAATACTACATTGATGAGATATATCAATGGTTCTTTGATAAAGTTGTATTAGTAATCTCAAGTGCCTTTAACTGGAGTGACAGAAATTTAGTCGACGGTACAGCCCATGGCATATCAGATAGTATTAGAGCTGCAGGGGCTAAAATGAGGTTTATACAAACTGGTAGCATGCAAAACTATGCTTTAGTAATATTTATTGCTGTAATATTGCTGGTAATATGGATGGCAATACCAGTGCTAGGGGGGATATAA
- a CDS encoding NADH dehydrogenase: protein MGLEHYLILAALVFTIGFYGAVAKKNAIAVLMGVELMLNAVNINMVAFNRFLNADVAMGFVFAIFVIVVAASEVAVGLAIIMKIYRERLVTNVDDIDWLKW, encoded by the coding sequence ATAGGTTTAGAGCACTACTTAATTCTTGCTGCTTTGGTTTTTACAATCGGGTTTTATGGAGCAGTTGCTAAAAAAAATGCTATTGCTGTTTTAATGGGTGTTGAGCTAATGTTAAATGCTGTCAACATTAACATGGTTGCCTTCAATAGGTTTTTAAACGCCGATGTAGCTATGGGTTTTGTATTCGCTATTTTTGTTATTGTTGTAGCTGCCTCTGAGGTTGCAGTAGGTTTAGCAATTATAATGAAGATTTACAGAGAACGTCTGGTTACTAATGTAGACGATATTGATTGGTTGAAATGGTAG
- a CDS encoding NADH-ubiquinone oxidoreductase produces MLEVSPAIFWLISAVVIGSALAVVLSKNIVHSALFLVVSFIAVAGVYALLGVDFIAAVQILVYAGAIAILLVFGIMLTKRGDMRDTNLFNQYKYLGLFVSVAFLAVTVYMISLSDLPAVTGEMGSVIRLIAIDLFGNFVIPFESAAILLLVAMVGAVMLARGGNKEQ; encoded by the coding sequence ATGTTGGAAGTTTCACCAGCGATTTTTTGGCTTATTTCGGCAGTTGTTATTGGTTCAGCTCTAGCCGTTGTTCTTTCTAAAAATATTGTTCATAGTGCCTTGTTTTTAGTAGTTAGCTTCATTGCTGTAGCTGGCGTATATGCACTATTAGGGGTAGACTTTATTGCTGCTGTGCAGATTTTAGTCTATGCTGGAGCAATTGCTATCCTGTTAGTATTTGGTATCATGCTTACAAAAAGAGGAGATATGAGGGATACTAACTTATTTAACCAGTATAAGTATCTAGGCTTGTTTGTAAGCGTTGCATTTTTAGCAGTTACAGTATACATGATTTCTTTGAGTGATTTGCCTGCAGTTACAGGAGAAATGGGAAGTGTTATAAGGCTTATAGCCATAGATTTGTTCGGAAATTTTGTTATTCCCTTTGAAAGTGCTGCAATTCTGCTTTTAGTTGCTATGGTAGGAGCAGTAATGTTAGCGAGAGGAGGGAATAAAGAACAGTGA
- a CDS encoding NADH-quinone oxidoreductase subunit I, with protein sequence MYGKGLLTGLSITLKHLFGKAITQQYPEVKPNLPPRSHGFFNFSMDKCIACGMCAKSCPNQVIEINSERGEDKKKHVTEFKMELGYCLFCGLCIEACPTDALNSSSDFELSCYKREATVYDFLNKSGEGHSKV encoded by the coding sequence GTGTACGGTAAAGGTTTATTAACAGGACTTTCAATTACATTAAAACATCTTTTTGGTAAAGCTATAACGCAACAATATCCAGAGGTAAAACCGAATTTGCCTCCTAGATCTCATGGATTTTTTAATTTTTCTATGGACAAATGTATAGCCTGTGGTATGTGTGCTAAATCTTGTCCCAACCAAGTAATTGAAATTAATAGTGAACGGGGAGAAGATAAGAAAAAGCATGTAACAGAGTTTAAAATGGAGTTAGGTTATTGTCTTTTTTGTGGTTTATGTATAGAAGCATGCCCCACAGATGCATTGAATTCTTCTTCTGATTTTGAGTTGTCATGTTACAAAAGAGAAGCTACAGTATATGACTTCTTAAACAAAAGCGGAGAAGGTCATTCTAAGGTGTAA
- a CDS encoding NADH:ubiquinone oxidoreductase subunit H (Catalyzes the transfer of electrons from NADH to quinone) translates to MENIFVNLASIIRDFLAGLGLSPLAVDMIMVSIQAISILTFLLLNVLYLVYLERKLSAYIQQRLGPNRVGPRGFFQTTLDVIKLLGKEDIVPDCADKWLFRLAPVAIFIPTMMIFAVVPFGENMIAVDLNIGIFYFIAIASTSVMAFVMAGWGSNNKYSLLGGMRTVAQMISYEIPLVFSLLGVVMITGSLRMSEIVVAQQNAWFIVLQPLAFLIFFIAALAELNRAPFDLPEGEQEIVAGPYTEFSGMRFALFFLAEYANMVAMSVVIVTVFLGGWQGPLLPSWLWVFIKMYLVITVIMWLRWTFPRIRVDHLMNFNWKVLLPLSIINIVITGVVIKVIQWF, encoded by the coding sequence ATGGAAAATATATTTGTTAATTTAGCTTCAATAATTAGGGACTTTTTAGCAGGATTAGGCTTAAGTCCACTAGCAGTTGATATGATTATGGTTAGTATCCAGGCCATTAGTATATTAACATTTTTACTGTTAAATGTTTTATATCTGGTTTATCTTGAAAGAAAACTTAGTGCCTATATTCAACAAAGACTTGGACCAAATAGGGTTGGCCCGAGAGGTTTTTTTCAAACAACATTGGATGTAATAAAGCTTCTTGGAAAGGAAGATATTGTTCCAGACTGTGCTGATAAATGGCTATTTCGTTTAGCTCCAGTTGCTATATTTATTCCAACTATGATGATATTTGCTGTTGTACCTTTTGGTGAAAATATGATAGCTGTAGACTTAAACATTGGTATATTTTATTTTATCGCGATTGCTTCTACTAGTGTGATGGCATTTGTTATGGCAGGATGGGGATCTAACAATAAATACTCACTACTTGGTGGGATGAGGACCGTAGCACAGATGATTAGCTATGAAATACCTTTAGTTTTTTCACTTCTAGGTGTTGTTATGATAACCGGGTCCTTAAGGATGTCAGAAATCGTAGTTGCACAGCAAAATGCGTGGTTTATAGTTCTGCAACCACTTGCATTTTTAATATTCTTTATAGCAGCTTTAGCCGAACTAAATCGGGCACCCTTTGATTTACCAGAGGGTGAGCAGGAGATAGTAGCTGGGCCATATACTGAGTTTAGTGGTATGAGATTTGCATTATTTTTTCTAGCTGAATATGCTAATATGGTTGCTATGTCGGTTGTTATAGTAACAGTTTTCTTAGGCGGCTGGCAAGGTCCTCTGCTTCCATCATGGCTGTGGGTATTTATAAAAATGTATTTAGTAATAACTGTAATTATGTGGCTAAGATGGACATTTCCAAGAATTAGAGTGGATCATTTGATGAATTTTAACTGGAAAGTGCTCTTGCCATTATCAATTATAAATATCGTGATTACTGGAGTAGTAATCAAGGTTATCCAGTGGTTTTAG
- a CDS encoding NADH dehydrogenase (Catalyzes the transfer of electrons from NADH to quinone): protein MLKEECNITTQEFTLNMGPQHPSTHGVYRAILTLDGETVTDVENVMGYLHRGVEKIAENRTYTQFIPYTDRLDYLAPALNNWAYVGVVEKLMELEVPKRAEYMRVILGELQRIANHLVYVASFALDLNGFSAWMYMFRDRERILDLFEMYTGSRMTLNSMRIGGMPSEFPPEFLPALEKLLEDLPRCFHEYDGIVTGNEIFQARAKNVGKMDIETTINYGLGGANLRAAGLKYDLRKEIPYSVYDQFDFEIPVGKQGDCYDRYIVRMEEMRESVKIIKQAIAQMPDGPIMTKVPKVIKPPKGEVYSHIEGAKGWLGFYLISDGSASPYRLHIHAPSFVSLGAFPEMAKGGYLQDLIAILASIDIVLGEVDR, encoded by the coding sequence ATGTTAAAAGAAGAATGTAATATAACCACACAAGAGTTTACGTTAAACATGGGACCCCAACACCCGAGTACCCATGGTGTTTATCGGGCTATTTTGACACTTGATGGCGAGACAGTTACAGATGTAGAAAATGTAATGGGCTATTTGCACAGGGGTGTAGAAAAAATTGCTGAGAACAGGACCTATACCCAGTTCATCCCTTATACAGATAGATTGGACTATCTTGCTCCAGCTTTAAACAATTGGGCATATGTTGGGGTTGTTGAAAAGCTGATGGAGCTTGAAGTTCCTAAACGAGCAGAGTATATGAGAGTTATACTTGGTGAGTTACAAAGAATTGCCAATCACCTTGTTTATGTTGCTAGCTTTGCTCTTGATTTAAATGGTTTCTCTGCCTGGATGTATATGTTTAGGGATAGGGAAAGGATACTTGATCTATTCGAGATGTATACAGGTTCTAGAATGACCTTGAACTCAATGAGAATTGGTGGAATGCCTAGTGAGTTTCCACCTGAGTTTTTACCAGCTTTAGAAAAGCTACTAGAAGATTTACCAAGGTGTTTTCATGAGTATGATGGCATAGTAACAGGCAATGAGATTTTTCAAGCCAGGGCAAAGAATGTAGGTAAAATGGATATCGAAACTACAATCAATTATGGTTTAGGTGGTGCAAATTTAAGGGCTGCTGGATTAAAGTATGATTTGCGCAAAGAGATACCATATAGCGTTTACGATCAATTTGATTTTGAAATTCCTGTTGGTAAGCAGGGAGATTGTTATGATCGGTATATAGTGAGAATGGAAGAAATGAGAGAGTCCGTGAAGATTATAAAGCAGGCTATTGCTCAAATGCCGGATGGTCCTATAATGACAAAGGTCCCAAAAGTTATCAAACCTCCAAAAGGAGAAGTATATTCTCATATAGAAGGTGCAAAGGGTTGGTTAGGTTTCTATTTGATAAGTGACGGCTCAGCTAGTCCTTACAGATTGCATATTCATGCACCATCCTTTGTTTCGCTCGGGGCTTTTCCTGAAATGGCAAAGGGAGGTTATCTACAGGATTTAATTGCTATCCTTGCCTCCATAGATATTGTTCTTGGAGAGGTGGATAGGTAA
- a CDS encoding NADH dehydrogenase, with translation MEINNNKTKEESPEEFIKKNIILTSVDKVLDYARAHSFWPVTMGLACCAIEMMAAGGARYDIARFGYEVFRPSPRHADLMIVAGTITKKMEPLVKRIYDQMPEPKYVIAMGSCAISGGPFAGSYNVVDGADTFLPVDVYVPGCPPRPEALFHGLLELRRKVIHPEVVKGK, from the coding sequence ATGGAAATAAATAATAATAAAACGAAAGAAGAGTCTCCTGAAGAGTTTATAAAAAAGAATATTATATTAACTTCTGTTGATAAGGTTCTTGATTATGCTAGAGCACATTCTTTTTGGCCAGTAACTATGGGATTAGCATGTTGTGCTATTGAGATGATGGCTGCTGGTGGAGCTAGATATGATATTGCTAGATTTGGGTATGAAGTTTTTAGGCCATCCCCAAGGCATGCAGATTTAATGATTGTTGCAGGAACCATTACTAAAAAGATGGAACCATTAGTAAAAAGAATATATGATCAAATGCCTGAGCCTAAATACGTAATAGCAATGGGAAGCTGTGCTATCTCTGGAGGACCTTTTGCAGGCTCATATAATGTGGTTGATGGTGCAGATACTTTTTTGCCTGTCGATGTTTATGTGCCAGGATGTCCTCCAAGACCTGAGGCACTTTTCCACGGTCTGTTAGAGCTTAGGAGAAAAGTCATACATCCTGAAGTAGTGAAGGGGAAGTAA
- a CDS encoding ribosome biogenesis GTPase YlqF, with protein MIVQWYPGHMTKAKKILQENMKMVDIVVELLDARIPISSQNPMLGELIGNKHKIIVLNKEDLANQNITKKWIENFKDNGIKAAAVDSLSKKGITHILSLIEQTPITDSVARRLNIKRPVRAMVVGIPNVGKSMFINTLVGRSTAKTGNKPGVTKGNQWIKIRANIQLLDTPGILWPKFDDEETGLHLAYVNSIGPKAFDVEDVVYSLTKFLAVNYPKALMVRYNLEELPVDPFKIIEQIGKVRGFLLRGGDVDLRQASETIIKDFRGGRLGRISLEAPEELRNSGGDEVQ; from the coding sequence TTGATTGTACAATGGTATCCGGGTCATATGACGAAGGCGAAAAAAATCTTGCAAGAAAATATGAAGATGGTAGATATTGTAGTTGAACTCTTAGATGCTAGGATACCTATTTCTAGTCAAAATCCTATGCTGGGTGAACTTATAGGCAACAAACACAAAATAATTGTATTAAACAAGGAAGACCTTGCTAATCAAAATATAACTAAAAAATGGATTGAAAACTTCAAGGATAATGGAATCAAGGCCGCAGCAGTAGACTCCCTGTCAAAAAAAGGAATTACACATATCTTAAGTCTCATTGAACAAACTCCTATAACAGATAGTGTTGCAAGAAGACTCAATATTAAGAGACCCGTTAGGGCAATGGTTGTTGGAATACCCAATGTTGGTAAGTCTATGTTTATTAATACCCTTGTAGGAAGAAGTACAGCAAAAACAGGTAATAAACCGGGTGTGACAAAGGGCAACCAATGGATAAAAATAAGGGCAAATATACAACTCCTTGATACACCAGGTATACTATGGCCAAAATTTGATGATGAAGAAACTGGGTTGCATTTAGCATATGTAAATTCTATAGGGCCAAAAGCTTTTGACGTTGAGGATGTTGTCTATTCTTTAACAAAATTCCTTGCTGTCAATTATCCTAAGGCTTTAATGGTAAGGTACAATCTGGAAGAACTGCCCGTTGATCCATTTAAAATTATTGAGCAGATAGGTAAGGTTAGAGGATTTTTACTTAGAGGTGGTGATGTGGATCTACGTCAAGCTAGTGAAACTATTATAAAAGACTTTAGAGGTGGAAGACTAGGCAGAATTAGCTTAGAAGCACCTGAGGAGCTGAGAAATAGTGGCGGAGATGAAGTGCAATAA
- the rplS gene encoding 50S ribosomal protein L19 (this protein is located at the 30S-50S ribosomal subunit interface and may play a role in the structure and function of the aminoacyl-tRNA binding site), with translation MDVLKVVETEQLKKDLPRFNAGDTVKVHVKVVEGTRERIQIFEGAILKRQGTGLRETFTVRRMSYGVAVERTFPLHSPKIEKIEVIRRGKVRRAKLYYLRDRVGKRAKIKEKR, from the coding sequence ATGGATGTATTAAAGGTAGTAGAAACTGAACAACTAAAAAAGGATCTTCCAAGGTTTAATGCTGGGGATACTGTAAAAGTACACGTTAAGGTTGTTGAAGGTACTAGAGAAAGAATTCAGATTTTCGAAGGAGCTATTTTAAAGAGACAAGGAACAGGATTGCGAGAAACTTTTACAGTAAGAAGGATGTCTTATGGAGTAGCTGTTGAAAGAACATTTCCACTACATTCACCTAAAATAGAAAAAATTGAGGTGATTAGAAGGGGTAAGGTTCGCAGAGCTAAGCTATATTATTTGAGAGATAGAGTAGGTAAGAGAGCTAAAATTAAAGAAAAAAGATAA